In Pseudomonas fluorescens, one genomic interval encodes:
- a CDS encoding OsmC domain/YcaO domain-containing protein, whose amino-acid sequence MEIKVNFLDNLRLEAKFDDFTVIADQPIRYKGDGSAPGPFDYFLASSALCAAYFVKLYCETRNIPTENIRLSQNNIVDPENRYNQIFKIQVELPADISEKDRLGILRSIDRCTVKKVVQTGPEFVIEEVENLDADAQALLMPHSTSEAGTYIAGKDLPLEQTIANMSGILADLGMKIEIASWRNIVPNVWSLHIRDAHSPMCFTNGKGATKEGALASALGEFIERLNCNFFYNDQFWGEDIATAEFVHYPNERWFKPGPKDELPAEILDPYCLDIYNRDGELKGSHLYDTNSGNTQRGICSLPFVRQSDGEVVYFPSNLIENLFLSNGMSAGNTLAEAQVQCLSEIFERAVKREILEGEMALPDVPQEVLEKYPSILAGIKGLEEQGFPVLVKDASLGGEFPVMCVTLMNPRTGGVFASFGAHPSLEVALERSLTELLQGRSFEGLNDLPQPTFSGQAVTEPNNFVEHFIDSSGVVSWRFFSAKSDFEFVEWDFSGQGENSNAEEAATLFGILEDMGKEAYMAVYDDLGANACRILVPDYSEIYPVDDLIWDNTNKALQFRADILNLHSLSKVGLRNLAQGLENSELDDYTDITTLIGIEFDDNTPWGKLTILELRLLIYLALQKFEQAKDLVEAFLQYNDNTVERGLFYQAVNVCLEMELDEDLELADYEANFRRMFGDERMDAAIGSVNGSVRFYGLTPTSMKLEGLDRHLRLIDSYKKLHTARANAAGLNR is encoded by the coding sequence ATGGAAATCAAGGTCAACTTTCTCGACAACCTTCGACTTGAAGCCAAGTTCGACGACTTCACGGTGATCGCCGATCAGCCCATTCGCTACAAGGGCGATGGCTCGGCACCGGGGCCGTTCGACTACTTCCTGGCGTCGTCGGCCTTGTGCGCGGCTTATTTCGTGAAGCTGTACTGCGAAACCCGCAACATCCCGACCGAGAATATTCGCCTGTCGCAGAACAACATCGTCGACCCGGAAAACCGCTACAACCAGATCTTCAAGATCCAGGTCGAATTGCCGGCAGACATTTCCGAGAAGGATCGTCTGGGCATCCTACGTTCGATTGATCGCTGCACGGTGAAGAAAGTCGTGCAGACCGGCCCCGAGTTCGTGATCGAAGAAGTCGAGAACCTCGACGCCGATGCGCAGGCCTTGCTGATGCCGCATTCGACCTCTGAAGCGGGCACCTACATTGCCGGTAAAGATCTGCCGCTGGAGCAGACCATCGCCAACATGTCGGGGATCCTCGCTGATCTGGGGATGAAGATCGAAATCGCTTCGTGGCGCAACATCGTGCCTAACGTCTGGTCGTTGCACATCCGCGATGCGCATTCGCCGATGTGTTTCACCAATGGTAAAGGCGCGACCAAAGAGGGCGCGCTGGCCTCGGCATTGGGCGAGTTCATCGAGCGCCTGAATTGCAACTTCTTCTACAACGACCAGTTCTGGGGCGAGGACATCGCCACCGCCGAGTTCGTGCATTACCCGAATGAGCGCTGGTTCAAACCGGGCCCGAAAGACGAGCTGCCGGCAGAGATTCTCGACCCATACTGCCTGGACATTTACAACCGCGACGGCGAGCTCAAAGGTTCGCACCTGTACGACACCAACTCCGGCAACACCCAGCGCGGCATCTGCTCGCTGCCGTTCGTGCGCCAGTCGGATGGCGAGGTGGTGTACTTCCCGTCGAACCTGATCGAAAACCTGTTCCTGAGCAACGGCATGAGCGCCGGCAACACCCTGGCTGAAGCCCAGGTGCAATGTCTGTCGGAGATCTTCGAGCGCGCGGTCAAACGCGAAATCCTCGAAGGCGAGATGGCCTTGCCCGATGTGCCGCAGGAAGTGCTGGAGAAGTACCCAAGCATTCTCGCCGGGATCAAGGGCCTGGAAGAGCAGGGCTTCCCGGTGTTGGTCAAGGACGCGTCGCTGGGCGGTGAATTCCCGGTGATGTGCGTAACCCTGATGAACCCGCGTACCGGCGGCGTGTTCGCCTCGTTCGGCGCGCACCCGAGCCTGGAAGTTGCACTGGAGCGCAGCCTGACCGAGCTGCTGCAGGGCCGCAGTTTCGAAGGCTTGAACGATCTGCCGCAGCCGACATTCTCCGGCCAGGCCGTGACCGAGCCGAACAACTTCGTCGAGCACTTTATCGACTCCAGCGGGGTGGTGTCGTGGCGCTTCTTCAGCGCCAAGTCTGACTTCGAATTCGTCGAATGGGACTTCTCAGGTCAAGGCGAAAACTCCAACGCCGAAGAAGCCGCAACCCTGTTCGGCATCCTTGAAGACATGGGCAAAGAAGCCTACATGGCGGTCTACGACGACCTCGGCGCCAATGCCTGCCGGATCCTGGTGCCGGACTACTCGGAAATCTATCCGGTGGACGACCTGATCTGGGACAACACCAACAAGGCCCTGCAATTCCGCGCCGACATCCTCAACCTGCACAGCCTGAGCAAGGTCGGTCTGCGCAACCTTGCTCAAGGCCTGGAAAACAGCGAGCTGGATGATTACACCGACATCACCACGCTGATCGGCATCGAGTTCGACGACAACACGCCGTGGGGCAAGCTGACCATTCTGGAACTGCGCCTGCTGATCTACCTCGCCCTGCAGAAATTCGAACAGGCCAAGGATCTGGTCGAAGCCTTCCTGCAATACAACGACAACACCGTCGAACGCGGCTTGTTCTACCAAGCGGTGAACGTGTGCCTGGAAATGGAACTGGACGAGGATCTGGAACTGGCCGATTACGAGGCCAACTTCCGCCGCATGTTCGGTGACGAACGCATGGACGCGGCGATCGGTTCGGTCAATGGCAGCGTGCGTTTCTACGGTCTGACGCCGACCAGCATGAAGCTCGAAGGGCTGGATCGTCACCTGCGTCTGATCGACAGTTATAAAAAGCTGCACACCGCGCGGGCTAATGCGGCGGGTTTGAATCGCTGA
- a CDS encoding AAA family ATPase: MRAPTLHLMCGKIASGKSTLSQLLAEEQRALVLSEDQWLSRLYPEQIKSVADYLRCARQIRGVLGPLVIDLLSAGVSVVLDFPANTVADRQWLRGLADTAKVPHCLHYLAVDDDTCRARLHARNALAEHEFAASDAEFDLISSYFQVPEWGEELEIVMHRNR, from the coding sequence ATGCGTGCACCCACACTACACCTGATGTGCGGCAAGATCGCCTCGGGCAAATCGACACTGTCCCAATTACTGGCTGAGGAGCAGCGCGCGCTGGTGCTCAGTGAGGATCAGTGGCTGTCGCGGCTGTATCCGGAGCAGATCAAATCCGTGGCGGATTACCTTCGATGTGCGCGGCAGATTCGCGGCGTGCTGGGGCCGTTGGTGATCGATCTGCTTAGCGCGGGGGTGAGTGTGGTGCTGGATTTTCCGGCCAATACCGTGGCGGATCGGCAGTGGTTGCGAGGGCTGGCGGATACTGCAAAAGTGCCGCATTGCCTGCACTATCTCGCGGTGGATGACGATACTTGCCGCGCCCGGCTACATGCACGCAATGCGCTGGCCGAACATGAGTTTGCCGCTTCGGATGCAGAGTTTGATTTGATCTCCAGCTACTTTCAGGTGCCGGAATGGGGCGAGGAGCTGGAGATTGTCATGCACCGAAATCGCTAG
- a CDS encoding tyrosine-protein phosphatase: protein MFQRLVCSLSVLSLSIAAAHAAEPVALDTPRLQSIDNFRDVAGLTTAYSTAHDGTMRSGVFYRSNAITPSATDLATLNSLGVKAVYDLRTPSEIAGTPDTMLTGATYQNIDVIGSTTSGANITTVSFKSAADAIAMMEQTNRAFVSDAGMRGQFGKLFNELATTDGAQLFHCTAGKDRTGWTAAVLQSIAGVDNATIMANYLATNDYTAARVAATLKAMPPSMASVYAPLLGVQASYLQAGLDEVTAEYGSMDNYLKQGLGLSQETIYVLRGKLVEYNSLPGQAGLIGNAAAGAQLLRELQNTNLSGTYSAYNYYLQSAIDAGTLGGVESQVGGQVHADAASYLLRQNALIEQAAAPYASGTDLKVGQYRLWTTALAGYLGTDGSSHAESSNEHSQGLMVSITQRFSEQLSARGGFGYSKGTVGGAGGEADTDFTFFNLGARYGFTSLERGLFVDANASAGYVDYDSKRELGGGLGAAKGDTHGNLSGATLALGYRAPVNGMILEPSLGLRVSHLDLKGFQENGSELALDIDDNTATRRSAVANLNVAFAPVAMGAWQLVPGVQVGYERTLGNNDVNSQSHLLGLDIEQRAAFDNRDQFSGGVNLMASLGAVSVGAEVGASGGGDSHGFSGSLKASYAF from the coding sequence GTGTTTCAACGTCTTGTGTGTTCGCTGTCCGTTCTGAGCCTGTCCATCGCCGCTGCCCACGCTGCCGAGCCTGTCGCGCTCGACACGCCGCGCCTGCAAAGTATCGACAACTTCCGTGATGTCGCCGGCCTGACCACTGCGTATTCCACCGCCCACGACGGCACCATGCGTAGCGGCGTGTTTTACCGCTCCAACGCGATCACGCCGTCGGCAACGGATCTGGCGACCCTCAACAGCCTCGGTGTCAAAGCCGTCTACGACCTGCGCACGCCGAGCGAAATCGCCGGCACGCCGGATACGATGCTGACCGGTGCGACCTACCAGAACATCGACGTCATCGGCAGCACCACCTCCGGCGCGAACATCACCACCGTGTCGTTCAAAAGCGCCGCCGACGCCATCGCCATGATGGAGCAGACCAACCGCGCCTTCGTCAGCGACGCCGGGATGCGCGGTCAGTTCGGCAAGCTGTTCAACGAACTGGCTACCACCGACGGCGCACAATTGTTCCATTGCACCGCCGGCAAGGACCGCACCGGCTGGACCGCCGCCGTGCTGCAGAGCATCGCCGGGGTCGATAACGCGACCATCATGGCCAACTACCTGGCGACCAACGACTACACCGCCGCCCGCGTCGCCGCGACTCTTAAAGCGATGCCGCCAAGCATGGCTTCGGTGTACGCGCCGCTGCTGGGGGTGCAGGCCAGTTACCTCCAGGCCGGTCTGGATGAGGTCACTGCCGAATACGGCAGCATGGACAACTACCTCAAACAAGGCCTCGGCCTGTCGCAGGAAACCATCTACGTGTTGCGCGGCAAACTGGTCGAGTACAACAGCCTGCCGGGTCAGGCGGGGTTGATCGGCAACGCCGCTGCCGGTGCCCAATTGCTCCGCGAGTTGCAGAACACCAACCTGTCCGGCACCTACAGCGCCTACAACTACTACCTGCAATCGGCCATCGACGCCGGCACCCTCGGCGGTGTCGAATCCCAGGTTGGCGGTCAAGTTCACGCCGACGCCGCCAGTTACTTGCTGCGGCAGAACGCGCTGATCGAACAAGCCGCCGCACCCTACGCCAGCGGCACCGATCTGAAAGTCGGCCAATACCGTTTGTGGACCACCGCGCTCGCCGGTTACCTCGGCACCGACGGCTCGTCCCACGCCGAAAGCAGCAACGAACACAGCCAGGGCCTGATGGTTAGTATCACCCAGCGCTTCTCCGAACAACTCAGCGCACGCGGCGGCTTCGGCTACAGCAAAGGCACCGTCGGCGGCGCGGGCGGCGAGGCCGATACCGATTTCACCTTCTTCAACCTCGGCGCGCGCTACGGCTTCACTAGCCTGGAACGTGGCCTGTTCGTCGACGCCAACGCCAGCGCCGGCTACGTCGATTACGACAGCAAACGCGAACTCGGTGGCGGCCTCGGCGCGGCCAAGGGCGACACTCACGGCAACCTCTCCGGCGCGACGTTGGCGCTGGGTTACCGCGCACCGGTCAACGGCATGATCCTCGAACCGAGCCTCGGCTTGCGCGTCAGCCACCTCGACCTCAAAGGCTTCCAAGAGAACGGCAGCGAACTGGCACTCGACATCGACGACAACACCGCCACCCGCCGCAGTGCCGTCGCCAACCTCAACGTGGCATTTGCCCCGGTGGCGATGGGCGCATGGCAACTGGTGCCGGGCGTACAAGTCGGCTACGAACGCACCCTGGGCAACAACGACGTCAACAGCCAAAGTCACCTGCTGGGCCTAGACATCGAACAGCGCGCCGCCTTCGACAACCGCGACCAGTTCAGCGGCGGCGTCAACCTGATGGCCAGCCTCGGCGCGGTCAGCGTCGGCGCAGAAGTCGGTGCCAGCGGCGGTGGTGACAGCCACGGTTTCAGTGGCAGCCTGAAGGCCAGTTACGCGTTCTAA
- a CDS encoding AraC family transcriptional regulator, with product MYSVAPPRQKIILRSENLHSEDFGALFSRLFGNRYADTPPIPSNIIIGGVYGRHDGVSFRRMHYHGDFTVTFPDPQDEITFVIPTAGKIVFNHRTESVGVAQVGLAIDKADIRSMRFLDNHAQHGISVNRGQLTERLAALLGRPVVQKIVFEPVVDLHSAAFGGIKALIDLATGTEFDLLLNSGTLMPSRLREMLIDAVLEAWPHNFTEALRQPAPRVAPRHVKLAMEFIQAHPEQLVSGVELARLSNASQRALQDGFRQFVGMSIVAYQRQVRLERAFEALGQRHSASVTEVALRFGFSNVGRFCQYFHQAYGVSPAQLRGRG from the coding sequence GTGTACTCCGTCGCCCCACCCCGCCAAAAAATCATCCTCCGCTCCGAAAACCTCCACTCCGAAGACTTCGGCGCCCTCTTCTCCCGGCTCTTCGGCAATCGCTACGCCGACACCCCGCCGATCCCCTCCAACATCATCATCGGCGGCGTCTACGGGCGGCACGACGGGGTCAGTTTCCGGCGTATGCATTACCACGGTGATTTCACCGTCACCTTCCCCGACCCGCAGGACGAGATCACTTTTGTGATTCCCACGGCGGGCAAGATTGTGTTCAACCACCGCACCGAGTCCGTCGGTGTGGCGCAAGTGGGGTTGGCGATTGATAAGGCGGATATCCGCTCGATGCGGTTTCTCGACAATCACGCGCAGCACGGGATTTCGGTGAATCGGGGGCAACTGACGGAGCGGTTGGCGGCGTTGTTGGGGCGGCCGGTTGTGCAGAAGATTGTGTTTGAGCCGGTGGTGGATCTGCACTCGGCAGCGTTTGGCGGGATCAAGGCGTTGATTGATCTGGCGACGGGGACGGAGTTTGATCTGTTGCTCAACAGCGGGACGCTGATGCCGTCGCGGTTGCGCGAGATGTTGATCGATGCGGTGCTGGAGGCGTGGCCGCACAATTTTACCGAGGCGTTGCGCCAGCCGGCGCCGAGGGTGGCGCCGCGGCATGTGAAGTTGGCGATGGAGTTTATTCAGGCGCATCCCGAGCAGTTGGTGAGTGGGGTTGAGTTGGCGCGGTTGAGCAATGCCAGTCAGCGCGCATTGCAGGATGGGTTTCGGCAGTTTGTCGGGATGTCGATTGTGGCGTATCAGCGGCAGGTGCGGCTGGAGCGCGCTTTCGAGGCGCTGGGGCAGCGGCATTCGGCGTCGGTGACGGAGGTGGCGTTGCGCTTTGGCTTCAGTAATGTCGGGCGGTTTTGTCAGTATTTTCATCAGGCGTATGGGGTGAGTCCGGCGCAGTTGAGGGGGCGGGGTTGA
- a CDS encoding peptidoglycan recognition protein family protein produces MADNFSTKATAQKIKPGEFMCPIPVKVDDRAATREAIIQSFRKAGGVFTERSSWGAAKAKPDMEKDWDYSMIALHHAGRSYECTPGGSKQMKGVQSHHMGNGFDDIGYHYGIACDGTVLEGRDIRFLGSNVHLFNTGVIGIVLLENLTTAEEGGDIVAKGRETLEYFGVSTTNVIPAAQIDSLLRLIKVLKDVFLIKNFGGHREYPGQVSEGKICPGNIGMELVRNIRTKTGLLPPPKPGAE; encoded by the coding sequence ATGGCTGACAATTTCTCAACGAAAGCGACCGCTCAAAAAATCAAACCCGGCGAGTTCATGTGCCCCATCCCGGTAAAAGTCGATGATCGTGCGGCGACACGCGAAGCGATCATTCAAAGCTTTCGAAAGGCAGGTGGCGTCTTTACCGAACGCTCTAGTTGGGGAGCGGCCAAGGCCAAACCTGACATGGAAAAGGATTGGGACTATTCAATGATTGCTCTGCATCATGCCGGGCGCTCATACGAATGCACTCCAGGCGGAAGCAAGCAGATGAAAGGCGTTCAATCCCATCACATGGGTAACGGCTTTGACGATATCGGCTACCACTATGGGATCGCTTGCGACGGAACGGTTCTCGAAGGCCGTGACATCAGGTTTCTAGGGTCGAACGTTCACCTGTTCAACACAGGCGTGATCGGAATAGTGCTTCTGGAAAACCTGACTACTGCAGAGGAAGGCGGAGACATCGTTGCGAAAGGCAGGGAAACCCTGGAGTACTTCGGGGTTAGCACAACAAATGTCATACCTGCGGCACAGATTGACTCGTTACTGCGATTGATCAAAGTGCTTAAAGACGTTTTTCTGATCAAGAATTTTGGCGGCCACCGGGAGTACCCCGGCCAAGTGAGTGAAGGGAAAATCTGCCCCGGCAACATTGGCATGGAGCTTGTCAGAAACATCCGCACCAAGACCGGACTTCTCCCACCACCGAAGCCAGGCGCGGAATGA
- a CDS encoding PAAR domain-containing protein, with the protein MSGKPAARITDPTSCPLPGHGVNPIASGSPDVFFDGLAAARQTDKSACGSAIVGDVASTVLINGLPAATLGSTGAHGNNVISGSGTVIIGNSHTPAPFTPPLPLVLPNTFGQSFSVLNSETGEPLALRDFVATIDGVKITGVTDANGVAHVKAPSKDSKISLHVIFNAPARTLDELSEGQ; encoded by the coding sequence ATGTCGGGCAAACCTGCCGCTCGTATTACCGATCCCACGTCCTGCCCACTACCAGGGCACGGAGTCAACCCAATAGCCTCTGGGTCTCCAGACGTTTTCTTCGATGGCTTGGCTGCCGCACGACAGACTGACAAGAGCGCATGTGGAAGCGCAATTGTCGGAGACGTCGCCTCCACGGTTCTCATCAATGGCTTGCCCGCAGCAACCTTGGGTAGCACGGGGGCTCATGGCAACAATGTCATCAGTGGCTCCGGTACCGTAATCATTGGCAATTCGCATACTCCCGCGCCGTTTACGCCTCCACTGCCGTTAGTCCTGCCTAATACCTTTGGTCAATCATTCAGCGTGCTCAATAGCGAGACCGGTGAGCCATTGGCACTCAGGGATTTTGTTGCAACCATCGACGGGGTAAAAATCACGGGCGTCACGGATGCAAATGGAGTTGCTCACGTAAAGGCGCCATCGAAAGACTCAAAAATCTCTCTGCACGTCATATTTAATGCTCCGGCAAGAACACTCGACGAACTGTCGGAGGGGCAGTAA
- a CDS encoding DUF6124 family protein, whose amino-acid sequence MVKVTPNPPVTETVSPYESSDSRKLSEAAERALDHYLNPASQIMATPYTPNAMFLANPKIATEELLANASESLGSATVMLGDVAALVEGPIRKPLLGIAQVVMLGELAVNQALDNVVPTA is encoded by the coding sequence ATGGTCAAGGTCACACCAAACCCACCCGTAACCGAAACGGTCTCACCCTACGAATCCTCCGATTCCCGAAAACTCAGCGAAGCCGCCGAACGCGCCCTCGACCACTACCTGAACCCCGCCAGCCAAATCATGGCCACGCCCTACACACCCAACGCCATGTTCCTGGCCAACCCCAAAATCGCCACCGAGGAATTGCTGGCGAACGCCAGTGAATCACTGGGTTCGGCAACGGTGATGTTGGGGGATGTGGCCGCGCTGGTGGAGGGGCCGATTCGCAAGCCGCTGCTGGGCATTGCGCAGGTGGTGATGCTGGGGGAACTGGCGGTGAATCAGGCGTTGGATAATGTTGTGCCGACGGCATAA
- a CDS encoding MaoC family dehydratase, whose amino-acid sequence MQTPRQRAAEGLKVGDRFNVVRRFTPDDVHHFAQLSRDYNPVHCDAHYAQLRAFKAPITHGLLTASLMTEIGGQIGWLATGMNLQFKRPVYPGETITCHWLITSIDERGHATAEVSVFNEQHITVLEAITTGVLPGAPEREYMKHMLAEGDPTNGAR is encoded by the coding sequence ATGCAAACCCCGAGACAACGCGCCGCCGAAGGCCTCAAGGTGGGCGACCGCTTCAACGTCGTCCGCCGTTTCACACCCGACGACGTCCATCACTTCGCGCAACTGTCCCGCGACTACAACCCCGTCCACTGCGACGCGCACTATGCGCAACTGCGAGCATTCAAAGCGCCGATCACCCACGGCCTGCTCACGGCCAGCCTGATGACCGAAATCGGCGGCCAGATCGGCTGGCTCGCCACCGGCATGAACCTCCAGTTCAAGCGCCCCGTCTATCCCGGCGAAACCATCACCTGCCACTGGCTCATCACCAGCATCGACGAGCGAGGCCACGCAACAGCCGAAGTCAGCGTCTTCAACGAACAACACATCACCGTGCTCGAAGCTATCACCACCGGCGTCCTGCCCGGCGCGCCAGAACGCGAATACATGAAACACATGCTGGCCGAGGGCGACCCTACCAATGGCGCGCGATGA
- the panB gene encoding 3-methyl-2-oxobutanoate hydroxymethyltransferase — protein sequence MTEHTSPYDTTALTKPATRLRIPQLKQMKVEGRKWAMLTAYDMYSAVIFEDAGIPVLLVGDSASNNVFGNDSTLAVTVDELLPLVRAVTRSTRRALVIADLPFGSYQVSPEQCLQTAVRFMKEAGAHAVKIEGGVELLPHIAKLSVSGIPVMAHIGFTPQMEHQLGGYRVQGRGEDGQRLIDSAKALEAAGAFALLIEMVPGDVGAAITQAVAIPTVGIGAGNQCDAQVLVWQDMAGLRQGRLPRFVKQYADLRSVLQTAARDFADDVQAGTFPGPEHTF from the coding sequence ATGACCGAACACACCTCACCCTACGACACCACTGCCCTAACCAAGCCGGCAACACGCCTACGCATCCCGCAGCTCAAACAGATGAAAGTCGAAGGGCGCAAATGGGCGATGCTGACCGCGTACGACATGTACAGCGCAGTAATTTTCGAGGACGCCGGCATTCCCGTCCTGCTGGTCGGCGACTCAGCGTCCAACAACGTGTTTGGCAACGACTCGACCTTGGCCGTGACCGTCGACGAACTGCTCCCGCTGGTGCGCGCCGTCACCCGATCAACCCGGCGGGCCTTGGTCATCGCCGACCTGCCCTTCGGCTCGTACCAGGTTTCACCCGAACAATGCCTGCAAACCGCCGTGCGTTTCATGAAGGAGGCTGGCGCCCATGCGGTGAAGATCGAGGGCGGTGTCGAATTGCTGCCACACATCGCCAAGCTCAGCGTCTCGGGCATCCCGGTCATGGCCCACATCGGTTTCACCCCGCAGATGGAACATCAATTGGGCGGCTATCGTGTACAAGGTCGGGGCGAAGACGGGCAGCGCCTGATCGACAGCGCCAAAGCGCTGGAAGCCGCCGGCGCGTTCGCCCTGCTGATCGAAATGGTGCCCGGCGACGTTGGCGCAGCGATCACTCAAGCGGTGGCGATCCCCACTGTGGGCATCGGCGCCGGCAATCAGTGCGACGCGCAAGTGCTGGTCTGGCAAGACATGGCCGGCCTGCGCCAGGGACGTCTGCCGCGCTTCGTCAAACAGTACGCCGACCTGCGCAGCGTCCTGCAAACGGCGGCCAGAGACTTCGCCGACGACGTACAGGCCGGCACCTTCCCCGGCCCCGAACACACCTTTTAA
- a CDS encoding LysE family translocator gives MTFSVFAAFWAVSILFVITPGADWAYAISAGLKHRVVLPAVGGLLSGHLLATLIVAAGVGTLIAGHPLALTALTVAGAGYLLWLGANLFARPSTPHAAASQTSDSWARWALKGLCVSGLNPKVFLLFLALLPQFTDAGAPWPVPLQMVALGLVHTASCAVIYLLVGFGSQVVLRARPAAARRVSRVSGLIMIAIALGLLIEQLHA, from the coding sequence ATGACCTTCAGCGTATTCGCCGCTTTCTGGGCGGTATCGATTCTGTTTGTGATCACCCCCGGCGCCGACTGGGCCTACGCGATTTCCGCAGGCTTGAAGCACCGCGTCGTACTCCCCGCCGTGGGCGGTCTGCTGTCCGGGCACTTACTCGCGACGCTGATTGTGGCGGCCGGGGTAGGCACGCTGATCGCCGGACATCCGCTGGCCCTGACAGCACTGACCGTAGCCGGCGCCGGTTACCTGCTGTGGCTGGGCGCCAATCTGTTCGCCCGCCCTTCCACTCCGCACGCCGCAGCGAGCCAGACCAGCGACTCATGGGCGCGCTGGGCCTTGAAGGGTCTTTGCGTGAGCGGGCTCAACCCGAAAGTGTTCTTGCTGTTTCTCGCCCTGTTGCCGCAATTCACCGACGCCGGCGCGCCGTGGCCCGTGCCGCTGCAAATGGTCGCGCTCGGCCTGGTGCATACCGCCAGTTGCGCGGTGATCTATCTGCTGGTCGGGTTTGGCTCACAGGTGGTACTGCGCGCCCGGCCTGCAGCGGCACGCAGGGTCAGTCGAGTTTCAGGGCTGATCATGATTGCGATTGCGCTGGGGCTGCTGATCGAACAGCTGCACGCCTGA
- a CDS encoding Lrp/AsnC family transcriptional regulator: MDRTDRKILAELQKDGRLSVTELADRVGLSLSPCHRRVRALEESGVLLGYRAKLDPAALGLNFSAMVFATLREGDRQAVEAFEAALVEIPQVVDAQRLFGEPDYLLHVIAQDLPAFQRLYDECLSTLPNVQRLTSTLVMKRVVQDRPLPL, from the coding sequence GTGGACAGAACTGATCGGAAGATTCTTGCTGAGCTGCAAAAGGATGGTCGGCTGTCGGTCACCGAACTGGCCGATCGCGTGGGCCTGAGCCTTTCACCCTGCCACCGCCGCGTGCGGGCGCTGGAAGAGTCCGGGGTGCTGCTCGGCTACCGGGCAAAACTCGACCCCGCCGCGCTGGGCCTGAACTTTTCCGCGATGGTCTTCGCCACGTTGCGCGAAGGCGACCGGCAAGCGGTGGAGGCGTTCGAGGCGGCGCTGGTGGAGATTCCGCAGGTGGTGGATGCGCAACGGTTGTTCGGCGAACCGGATTATTTGCTGCACGTCATCGCTCAGGATTTGCCAGCGTTTCAGCGCCTGTATGACGAGTGCCTTTCGACTTTGCCGAATGTGCAGCGGCTGACCTCGACGCTGGTGATGAAGCGCGTGGTGCAGGATCGACCGTTGCCGTTGTAA
- a CDS encoding helix-turn-helix domain-containing protein, which produces MKPSFEKIPTEATASWTLLNRRLPGAIPFEWHHHPEYELTLTLNSRGHRYIGNDVAAYDDGDLILVGPNVPHSWSSAERVDAGQPHVALVIWFSAAWAESLVTLFPEMGSLRQLLVAARQALSFSAAASREIRPLIEAMVEQEPAERLIALLTVLSKLTRDVDARRILSASDSQAGSQIVEDPRIHRVLDYLHGHYAQAISIPALAEMACVSVSAFHRMFRRHTRCTALDYIVRLRVGHACALLMQGNTTVSLIADEVGYSSLALFNRQFKALKGLTPSEFRRQHGHHFQ; this is translated from the coding sequence ATGAAACCCAGTTTCGAAAAAATCCCCACCGAAGCCACTGCCTCCTGGACGCTGCTGAACCGGCGCCTGCCAGGGGCAATTCCGTTTGAGTGGCACCACCACCCCGAGTACGAACTGACGCTGACCTTGAACAGTCGTGGCCATCGCTATATCGGCAATGACGTCGCGGCTTACGATGACGGCGATCTGATTCTGGTCGGGCCGAATGTGCCGCATAGCTGGTCGTCGGCGGAGCGGGTCGACGCCGGGCAACCGCATGTGGCGTTGGTGATCTGGTTTTCGGCGGCGTGGGCGGAGTCGCTGGTGACGTTGTTTCCGGAGATGGGGTCGCTGCGGCAATTACTTGTGGCGGCGCGGCAGGCGTTGAGTTTCAGTGCGGCAGCGTCGCGGGAGATTCGGCCGCTGATCGAGGCGATGGTTGAGCAGGAGCCGGCCGAGCGTTTGATCGCGCTGTTGACCGTGTTGAGCAAACTGACGCGGGACGTCGATGCCAGGCGAATCCTCTCTGCGTCGGACTCGCAGGCTGGCAGCCAGATTGTTGAAGACCCGCGCATCCACCGGGTTCTGGATTATTTGCATGGTCACTACGCCCAGGCCATCAGCATTCCAGCGTTGGCCGAGATGGCGTGCGTCAGTGTGTCGGCGTTCCATCGGATGTTCCGCCGTCATACGCGCTGCACGGCGTTGGACTACATCGTACGGCTAAGAGTCGGACACGCCTGTGCGTTGTTGATGCAGGGGAATACGACGGTTTCGCTGATTGCCGACGAAGTAGGGTACTCGTCGCTGGCGCTGTTCAATCGGCAGTTCAAGGCGTTGAAGGGGCTGACGCCTTCGGAGTTTCGTCGTCAGCACGGTCATCACTTTCAGTAA